One window of the Opitutales bacterium genome contains the following:
- a CDS encoding amidohydrolase family protein gives MTTLSPDQKPLSKIKKKSIPGIFDTDVHASVRQGVTLDYLPKRFRDAYRYKSKKHGILNFDKRGGGARADIDPAGVFCSKTIREVILDPYEIQLALITGTDYDDSCYADLELCSAVASANNTAYIENLVSQDPAFLGCIRINMNDPDAAVSEIERWAKNPRVAAIITSTASAETPGSKRYDPIFRAAENANLVIAYHTTQEGRGVTPPPSSAGYPSRYIEYHSGLATSVIGHAASLITNGVFANFPKLRVIYLEGGICWSLPLMWQLDAEWEQLRDEYPHLPEPPSHYLKNHIHFTTQPIEEPRRGRDLLLTYQQIGLDRNITFSTDYPHWDFDDPNFFLPQCFQESMRDDILWNNAANLFRERIPNIISEIENTQ, from the coding sequence ATGACAACTCTATCCCCAGATCAGAAGCCGCTATCAAAGATCAAAAAAAAGTCGATTCCTGGTATTTTTGATACCGATGTGCACGCCTCAGTGCGCCAGGGTGTCACTTTAGATTACCTCCCAAAACGATTCCGGGATGCCTACAGATACAAAAGCAAGAAACACGGAATTTTAAATTTCGATAAGCGCGGCGGAGGCGCACGTGCAGACATTGATCCAGCGGGCGTGTTTTGTTCTAAAACGATTCGAGAGGTTATATTAGACCCATATGAAATACAACTAGCGCTGATAACAGGGACGGACTATGACGACTCCTGCTATGCAGATTTGGAACTATGCAGTGCTGTAGCTTCCGCCAACAACACCGCATATATAGAGAATCTTGTTTCTCAAGATCCAGCTTTCCTAGGATGTATTCGTATAAATATGAACGACCCTGATGCTGCTGTATCCGAAATTGAGCGATGGGCTAAGAATCCTAGGGTTGCGGCGATTATCACATCAACGGCGAGTGCCGAAACTCCAGGATCTAAACGTTACGATCCGATCTTTCGCGCGGCTGAAAATGCCAACTTGGTCATAGCATATCATACGACCCAAGAGGGACGGGGGGTGACTCCTCCGCCAAGTAGCGCAGGATATCCGTCTCGCTATATAGAATATCACTCGGGCTTGGCTACCAGTGTTATTGGCCACGCCGCGAGTCTGATCACTAACGGAGTCTTTGCGAATTTTCCTAAGCTAAGAGTGATCTATCTTGAAGGAGGTATTTGTTGGTCCCTCCCACTAATGTGGCAGCTTGATGCAGAATGGGAACAGCTCCGCGACGAATATCCTCATTTGCCGGAACCTCCCAGTCACTATCTTAAAAACCATATCCACTTCACGACCCAGCCCATCGAAGAGCCCCGGCGAGGTCGTGACCTCCTTCTCACCTATCAACAGATTGGCTTGGATAGGAACATCACCTTTTCCACGGACTATCCACATTGGGATTTTGATGACCCTAATTTCTTCCTCCCACAATGCTTCCAGGAATCTATGCG